One Rosa chinensis cultivar Old Blush chromosome 3, RchiOBHm-V2, whole genome shotgun sequence DNA window includes the following coding sequences:
- the LOC112194232 gene encoding protein E6-like, translating into MASFVKTISFFILLVLFTSLQIEASDRLFFSKVSGSNNNYNAKDPKIPLSYQQEAKPSPEVAALTTQAQKVAVDPPKKPIFTRNQYESLFGPTDDTSAAIGTSSNSDNGKKNNKNGDNFIYNTESDFNGNGNGDDNIGDEIKQQGLSDTRFLEHGRYSNVDKNRFNDNARRGSAGNEGFDGKIGKQNQFDSLEEYEKYLQRTGYLP; encoded by the coding sequence ATGGCTTCCTTCGTGAAAACAATCTCATTTTTCATCCTTCTGGTGCTTTTCACCTCTCTGCAAATTGAAGCCAGCGACAGATTGTTCTTCAGCAAAGTTAGCGGTTCCAACAACAATTACAATGCCAAGGATCCCAAGATCCCCCTTAGTTACCAACAAGAGGCTAAACCTTCACCAGAAGTTGCGGCACTAACAACCCAGGCACAAAAAGTGGCTGTTGATCCACCAAAGAAACCAATCTTCACTCGCAACCAATATGAAAGCTTATTCGGTCCTACAGATGACACATCGGCTGCCATTGGTACCAGCTCAAACAGCGACAAtggcaagaaaaacaacaaaaatggGGATAACTTCATTTACAATACGGAAAGTGACTTCAATGGAAATGGCAATGGCGATGACAACATCGGGGATGAGATTAAGCAGCAAGGGCTCAGTGATACAAGGTTTTTGGAACATGGTCGCTACAGTAATGTTGATAAAAATAGGTTCAATGATAATGCACGGAGAGGAAGCGCTGGTAATGAGGGTTTTGATGGCAAGATCGGGAAGCAGAACCAGTTCGACTCCTTGGAGGAATATGAGAAGTACCTGCAGAGGACCGGATATCTTCCTTGA
- the LOC112194891 gene encoding GDSL esterase/lipase At5g03610 has protein sequence MELAQTLFLPLVLCLLSLLTQQSALLVSAGHHHGHHGHHHHHTHRYLFDWRPTKLFVFGDSYSDTGNNMKSVTKSWKYPYGITFPGKPTGRFSDGRVLTDFLAKFVGVKSPIPYKFRNVGVKHLKYGMNFAYGGTGVFNTLVAAPNMTTQIDFFQQFIKDSVFNAQDLHSSVALITLAGNDYAYYLALNNSSEGFKPFITSVVNQLSVNLKRVYDLGVKKIVVTALQPLGCLPGSTAELSFQKCNGTQNLLVGFHNLLLQQAIAKLNNESKSSFIVLDLYTSFMSVLKNKGDHLGSIKFENPLRPCCVGISSEYDCGSVDDSGAKKYTICDNPKSAFFWDGAHPTQQGWLAVYSALQGTLEELY, from the exons ATGGAATTAGCTCAGACCCTCTTCCTCCCTCTCGTTCtgtgtcttctctctcttttaacACAACAAAGTGCGCTACTGGTCTCAGCTGGTCACCACCATGGTCACCATGGCCATCACCACCATCATACACACCGATACTTGTTCGATTGGCGTCCAACGAAACTGTTTGTTTTCGGAGACTCGTACTCCGACACAGGCAACAACATGAAGTCTGTGACCAAATCTTGGAAATATCCTTACGGAATCACCTTCCCGGGAAAACCCACCGGCCGTTTCTCCGATGGCCGCGTCCTCACTGATTTCCTTG CTAAGTTTGTAGGGGTGAAGTCTCCAATACCATACAAATTTAGAAATGTCGGAGTTAAACATTTGAAATACGGAATGAATTTCGCATATGGAGGCACCGGTGTGTTCAACACCTTGGTTGCGGCACCAAACATGACCACCCAAATCGATTTTTTTCAGCAATTCATCAAAGACTCCGTTTTCAATGCCCAAGACCTACACTCCTCCGTGGCATTGATCACTCTTGCTGGCAATGACTACGCATATTACCTGGCCCTGAATAATTCTTCTGAG GGTTTTAAACCTTTCATAACATCAGTTGTAAATCAACTAAGTGTGAACCTGAAACGTGTCTATGACTTGGGAGTGAAGAAAATAGTTGTGACAGCTCTACAACCTTTGGGATGTCTTCCTGGTAGCACAGCCGAATTATCATTCCAGAAGTGCAATGGAACACAAAACTTGCTGGTCGGTTTCCACAACCTCTTGTTGCAGCAAGCTATTGCCAAGTTGAACAATGAATCCAAGAGTTCTTTCATCGTTCTCGATCTATATACCTCATTCATGTCCGTGCTGAAGAATAAAGGAGACCATCTAG GAAGCATAAAGTTTGAGAACCCGTTGAGGCCATGTTGTGTTGGTATAAGCAGTGAATACGATTGTGGGAGTGTCGATGACAGTGGAGCGAAGAAGTACACCATATGCGACAACCCGAAATCTGCATTCTTTTGGGACGGTGCTCACCCTACTCAACAGGGCTGGCTTGCTGTGTATTCAGCTTTGCAAGGCACACTTGAAGAATTGTACTAG